ACATCAAGATTACCGATGAAGGCGTCACCAAGGCGCAAAAAGCTGAACTGATCGAGGGCGTCACCGCACTTCTGCAGCGCGTACTCAACAAGAATCCGGCGACGACAGTGGTTGTCATCGACGAGGTCAATACCGATAACTGGGGCATAGGCGGCGAGCAG
This portion of the Burkholderiales bacterium genome encodes:
- a CDS encoding 4-oxalocrotonate tautomerase family protein — translated: MPYINIKITDEGVTKAQKAELIEGVTALLQRVLNKNPATTVVVIDEVNTDNWGIGGEQVTELRKRRS